A window of Kineococcus sp. NBC_00420 genomic DNA:
TTCGACCTCCACCCCGAGCTCGGCGGCCAGGCGCTGCAGCCGGGCGTCGACGTCGGCCAGGGTCGTCGTCCCGTACACCTCCGGCTGGCGCTTGCCGAGCCGGCCGAGGTTGGGACCGTTGAGCACGAGGATCTTCACCCGGTGGACGGTAGCGACCCCGTGTCGGAGCCGGGTGCCACGCTCGGCGGGTGAGCGCGCAGACCTCCGGACCGTTCCGGTGCTTCGGTGACGGTGATCCCCTCTACTCCGCCTACCACGACGAGGAGTGGGGTCGTCCCGTCCACGGCGACCGGGAGCTCTACGAACGCATCAGTCTCGAGGCGTTCCAGTCCGGGCTCAGCTGGATCACCGTCCTGCGTCGCCGCGACACCTTCCGGACGGCCTTCGCCGGGTTCGACCCCGAGGTGGTCGCGGCCTACGGCGAGGACGACGTCGCCCGGCTCCTGGCCGACCCGGGGATCATCCGCAACCGGCTCAAGGTCGAGGCCACGATCGCCAACGCCCGGACGCTGCTCGCGCTCGCCGAGCGGGGCCGGAGCCTCTCCGACCTCGTGTGGTCCTCCGCCCCGCGACCGCGTCCGGAGGCTCCGCGCAGCCCCGGCGACGTCCCGGCCCTCACCGCGGAGTCGAGCGCCCTGTCGAAGGCGCTGAAGGCGGAGGGTTTCCGCTTCGTGGGCCCCACGACGGCCTACGCCACGATGCAGGCCTGTGGGATCGTGAACGACCACCTGGCGCAGTGCCCGGCCCGGAACGAGATCGAGGCGGATCGACGATGAGCAGCACGACCCCCTGCCTGTGGTTCGACCACGACGGCCTCGCGGCCGCGCAGCTCTACGTCTCGCTCTTCGCGGGCTCGACGATCACGTCGACCTCGCCCGGTGGTCCCGACGGGGCGCCGCTGACGGTGTCCTTCGACCTGGACGGCCGGCCCTACACGATCATCAACGGCGGACCGCTCTACCCGCAGTCCGAAGCGTTCTCGATCCAGGTCGCCTGCGCCGACCAGGCGGAGGTCGACCGCTACTGGGACGGGCTGGTTGCCGACGGCGGCACGGAGGGCCAGTGCGGCTGGCTGAAGGACCCCTGGGGAGTCTCCTGGCAGATCGTCCCGAACCGGCTGTACGAGCTGCTGGGCGATCCCGACCCCGGACGCGCGGCTCGGGCCACGACGGCCATGATGGGCATGAAGCGCCTCGTCGTCGCCGAGCTGGAGTCAGCGGCCGACGCACCCGCGTGAACGCTCCCGACCCTGTGGGTGGGACACTGGGACCCTGAGCGGGAATCTGTCCCGGCGAGTCCAAGAACAAGAGGTGTTCACATGGTCGATCGACAGCGAGTCGTCATCGTCGGGGGTGGCTTCACCGGCCTGTACGCCGGCAAGAAGCTCGAGAAGCTCCTTCCGGCCTCCACGGCAGAGCTGGTGATCGTCAGCCCGACTGACCACCTCAGCTACTCGCCCCTGCTGCCGGACGTGACCGCGTCCGTCATCGAACCGCGTCACATCGCGGTGTCCCTGCGCCAGGTCCTCCCCCGTCACAAGCTGGTCATCGGCCACGCCACCTCGGTGGACCCCGAGGCCAAGACGGTCACCATCTCCCGCTCCGAGCGCGGCGTCGTCACCGACGACACCCAGGTGCTGTCCTACGACAAGCTGCTGCTCGCCCCCGGTTCCGTGACCCGCCGGTT
This region includes:
- a CDS encoding DNA-3-methyladenine glycosylase I translates to MSAQTSGPFRCFGDGDPLYSAYHDEEWGRPVHGDRELYERISLEAFQSGLSWITVLRRRDTFRTAFAGFDPEVVAAYGEDDVARLLADPGIIRNRLKVEATIANARTLLALAERGRSLSDLVWSSAPRPRPEAPRSPGDVPALTAESSALSKALKAEGFRFVGPTTAYATMQACGIVNDHLAQCPARNEIEADRR
- a CDS encoding VOC family protein, producing MSSTTPCLWFDHDGLAAAQLYVSLFAGSTITSTSPGGPDGAPLTVSFDLDGRPYTIINGGPLYPQSEAFSIQVACADQAEVDRYWDGLVADGGTEGQCGWLKDPWGVSWQIVPNRLYELLGDPDPGRAARATTAMMGMKRLVVAELESAADAPA